A genomic window from Sulfurospirillum multivorans DSM 12446 includes:
- a CDS encoding ABC transporter substrate-binding protein produces the protein MRFFRTLLSLAVLMATSALAKEINIGLILPMSGTLAGYGQVAYEGAELANALQPKLKNGDSVKLILVDTKGDKVESANAATRLITSDKVVGIIGEMISTNTAQIISIADKKQIPVIAPAATNDKLTEKRAFANRVCFSDSFQGTVVANYASKDLGLKTAVIVTDQAQVYSLGLSKAFTQAFVKNGGKVLKEIRISSGDKDFKAVVSQVKALNADFVFLPLYHTEASMIKRQAKQIDLNKPFISGDGVANQTFIDLGGDAVEGYMFTDAFDHSAPPTQKSKDFIAAYEKKTGKKELNSFTALGADAYNVMVDAMNRCVNAEDSVCINTEIRKTSKYEGVSGFISIDDKGNATRSAIIKEIKDGKAVYKSTVNP, from the coding sequence ATGCGTTTTTTTAGGACACTGTTAAGTCTTGCCGTCCTTATGGCGACAAGTGCGTTAGCGAAAGAGATCAATATAGGTCTTATCTTACCGATGAGTGGAACCCTTGCAGGGTACGGGCAAGTGGCGTATGAGGGAGCTGAGCTTGCAAATGCCCTTCAACCCAAACTCAAAAATGGCGATAGCGTCAAGCTCATTTTAGTCGACACCAAAGGCGATAAAGTCGAGTCTGCCAACGCGGCAACCAGACTTATCACTTCCGATAAAGTCGTTGGCATTATCGGTGAGATGATCAGCACCAATACGGCTCAGATTATCTCCATTGCCGATAAAAAGCAAATTCCCGTCATCGCACCTGCTGCGACCAATGATAAATTGACCGAAAAGAGAGCGTTCGCAAACCGCGTCTGCTTTAGTGATTCGTTTCAAGGAACGGTCGTTGCCAATTATGCTTCCAAAGATTTAGGTCTAAAAACAGCTGTTATCGTAACCGATCAAGCACAAGTGTATTCATTAGGACTCTCCAAAGCCTTTACGCAAGCGTTTGTTAAAAACGGTGGTAAAGTGCTCAAAGAGATTCGCATCAGCTCAGGCGATAAAGATTTTAAAGCGGTCGTTTCTCAAGTCAAAGCACTGAATGCGGACTTTGTATTCCTCCCACTTTATCACACAGAAGCATCAATGATTAAACGTCAAGCTAAACAGATTGACCTCAATAAACCGTTTATCTCAGGAGATGGTGTTGCCAATCAAACCTTTATCGATTTAGGTGGGGACGCGGTTGAGGGATATATGTTTACTGATGCGTTCGATCACAGCGCACCTCCAACTCAAAAATCAAAAGACTTTATCGCTGCGTATGAGAAAAAAACAGGCAAAAAAGAGTTGAACTCTTTTACTGCACTTGGTGCAGATGCGTATAACGTGATGGTGGATGCAATGAACCGTTGTGTTAATGCAGAAGACAGCGTGTGTATCAACACAGAAATTCGTAAAACCTCCAAATACGAAGGTGTTTCAGGTTTTATTTCCATTGATGATAAAGGTAATGCAACTCGCTCAGCCATTATCAAAGAGATTAAAGATGGCAAAGCCGTTTACAAATCAACGGTCAATCCTTAA
- the metH gene encoding methionine synthase, protein MGTQIQALQIPSEKWEGKEGCNELLNVTCKDEISKIHRGYLLAGADIIKTNTFGALPWVLDDYGIGERAYELARAGIEIVKEACASFSTPEKPRFTAAAFGPGTKLPSLGHIGYDEMFEGYKEAARGAIEGGCDLFLIETAQDPLQIKAALHAITDAQTALHVKLPIMVSVTIELSGTMLIGTDATTIAAILEPFDILSLGFNCGTGPEQVEKHVKTLSSVWSKPISVHANAGLPQNRGGYTFYPMGPREFAELQEKFTEIAGVAILGGCCGTTPQHILELSKRVEGKKPLAPKGEMPRSIASLFETRALKQDPAPFLIGERSNATGSKAFRELLLAEDYDGTLSVAQQQVRSGAHGIDVSVGFAGRDEHKDTKAVMGRYVQKILLPLMPDTTQVPALEVALKLIGGKPIINSVNLEDGIEKFDKVCSLAKRFGAALVCLTIDEVGMAKSKEQKVAIAERIYTLATEKHGIHPEDLVFDLLTFTVGSGDAEYHTAAIETIEAIREFHALHPEVGFVLGVSNISFGLAKHAREYLNSVFLHHCVEAGLSMAIVNVKNTLPMHKISDIDKKICEDLLFNHREEGDPLFKFIDHFEGVVENKDESDAAYLAMDTKEKISTLLIDGDKERMLVLLPTAKDEIAAEVIVNEILIDAMKVVGELFGSGKMQLPFVLQSAEVMKAAVDYLQPYLPKTEKNTTTTLIIGTVKGDVHDVGKNLVDIILSNNGFKVINIGIKADLDQFLEALKEHNADAIGMSGLLVKSTNVMKENLEAMQKMGITIPVILGGAALTDNFVEDFCRPIYDGPIYYCKDAFEGITAMSRIEAKNYDTSFSRIVLENSVNRATKEAKEIPPFHELKMPSRDIAIPTPPFWGRRVLKTDVKELAFSWINHKILFAQRWGYSGKGQSKEAKQKQLDEVLWPTYERIKADIERLGLFEPTLIYGYYPARSSENNLYLFDENEGYFSESQVNRENIDAIKDRAIKTFDFPRQNRNPYRSLSDFIHPDRHDVLALTCVSAGSKFSAYEKELYDAGNFTEYFFVHGLGVELAEALAEIVHKQIRLDLGIAELEGHSLRDVQMKRYLGCRYSFGYPACPALEDTQIIFDLLKPEEFGINLSETFQIHPEQSTTAIVMHHREALYFNV, encoded by the coding sequence ATGGGTACGCAGATCCAAGCTTTGCAGATTCCTTCGGAAAAATGGGAAGGTAAAGAGGGATGTAACGAACTGTTAAACGTTACATGTAAAGATGAAATTTCAAAAATTCATCGTGGCTATTTATTAGCAGGTGCGGATATCATCAAGACCAACACCTTTGGCGCATTGCCGTGGGTTTTGGACGATTACGGTATCGGTGAGAGGGCGTATGAACTCGCCCGAGCAGGTATTGAGATCGTTAAAGAGGCGTGTGCATCGTTTTCAACGCCCGAAAAGCCACGTTTTACCGCCGCTGCGTTTGGTCCAGGGACGAAACTACCATCCTTAGGGCATATCGGTTACGATGAGATGTTTGAGGGCTACAAAGAGGCGGCACGCGGCGCGATTGAAGGTGGATGCGATCTTTTTCTCATTGAAACGGCACAAGACCCACTCCAAATCAAAGCCGCTTTGCATGCCATCACCGATGCTCAAACAGCTTTACATGTAAAACTTCCCATCATGGTTTCTGTCACGATTGAACTCAGTGGAACGATGCTCATTGGAACCGACGCGACAACGATTGCTGCGATCTTGGAACCCTTTGACATCCTAAGCCTTGGCTTTAACTGTGGCACAGGTCCAGAACAGGTTGAAAAGCATGTTAAAACGCTCAGTTCCGTTTGGTCAAAACCCATTAGTGTACACGCCAATGCAGGACTTCCTCAAAACCGTGGTGGTTATACTTTTTATCCGATGGGACCTCGTGAATTTGCCGAACTTCAAGAAAAATTCACCGAAATTGCAGGCGTTGCGATTCTTGGAGGATGTTGTGGTACAACGCCTCAGCATATCTTGGAACTTTCCAAACGTGTCGAAGGTAAAAAGCCCCTTGCTCCCAAAGGTGAGATGCCTCGTAGCATCGCCTCGTTGTTTGAAACAAGAGCCCTTAAACAAGACCCAGCACCGTTTTTGATTGGTGAGCGCAGTAATGCCACAGGTTCCAAAGCGTTTCGTGAGTTACTTCTTGCGGAAGACTACGATGGTACACTGAGCGTTGCGCAACAACAAGTACGCAGTGGCGCGCATGGCATTGATGTGAGTGTTGGTTTTGCAGGGCGTGATGAGCACAAAGACACTAAAGCGGTGATGGGACGTTATGTGCAAAAAATTCTCTTGCCGCTCATGCCTGACACCACGCAAGTGCCAGCCCTTGAAGTCGCCCTCAAACTCATCGGTGGAAAGCCCATCATCAACTCCGTGAACCTAGAAGACGGCATCGAAAAGTTCGACAAAGTCTGCTCTTTAGCGAAACGCTTTGGCGCCGCACTCGTCTGTCTGACCATCGATGAAGTGGGCATGGCAAAAAGTAAAGAGCAAAAAGTAGCGATTGCAGAGCGCATTTATACATTAGCGACAGAGAAACACGGCATTCACCCTGAAGATTTGGTGTTTGACCTCTTAACTTTTACCGTGGGCAGTGGCGATGCTGAGTACCATACCGCGGCGATTGAGACCATCGAAGCGATCCGTGAATTTCACGCACTGCACCCCGAAGTGGGCTTTGTATTGGGTGTTTCAAACATCTCCTTTGGTTTGGCAAAACACGCTCGTGAATACCTAAACTCGGTCTTCTTACACCATTGTGTCGAAGCAGGGCTTAGCATGGCGATCGTCAATGTTAAAAATACGCTCCCGATGCACAAGATCAGTGACATTGATAAAAAAATCTGTGAAGATTTACTTTTTAACCACCGTGAAGAGGGCGATCCACTCTTTAAATTCATTGACCATTTTGAAGGGGTTGTGGAGAACAAAGACGAGAGTGACGCGGCGTATCTTGCGATGGATACCAAAGAGAAGATCTCAACCTTGCTCATCGATGGCGATAAAGAGCGTATGTTGGTGCTTCTGCCCACCGCTAAAGATGAAATAGCCGCAGAAGTCATCGTCAATGAGATATTAATCGATGCGATGAAAGTCGTGGGTGAGCTGTTTGGCAGTGGAAAAATGCAGTTACCGTTTGTGCTACAATCGGCTGAAGTGATGAAGGCTGCGGTGGATTATCTGCAACCTTACCTTCCAAAGACGGAAAAGAACACCACTACCACGCTCATCATCGGAACCGTCAAAGGCGATGTACACGATGTCGGTAAAAACCTTGTGGACATCATCTTAAGCAACAACGGTTTTAAAGTCATCAATATTGGCATTAAAGCGGATTTGGATCAATTTTTAGAAGCTTTAAAAGAGCACAACGCTGATGCCATCGGTATGAGCGGACTTTTGGTGAAATCGACCAATGTGATGAAAGAAAATTTAGAAGCGATGCAGAAAATGGGCATCACCATCCCTGTTATTTTAGGCGGTGCCGCACTTACGGACAACTTTGTGGAAGACTTTTGCCGTCCGATTTACGATGGACCGATTTATTACTGCAAAGATGCTTTTGAGGGCATAACGGCAATGTCGCGCATCGAAGCGAAAAATTATGACACCTCGTTTAGTCGCATCGTTCTTGAAAACAGTGTCAATCGCGCCACTAAAGAAGCTAAAGAAATTCCACCGTTTCATGAGCTTAAAATGCCAAGCCGTGACATTGCCATTCCGACACCGCCCTTTTGGGGCAGACGTGTTTTAAAAACCGATGTCAAAGAGTTAGCATTTTCGTGGATCAACCACAAAATCCTTTTTGCGCAACGTTGGGGTTACAGTGGCAAAGGGCAGAGCAAAGAAGCGAAACAAAAACAGCTTGATGAGGTTTTGTGGCCAACTTACGAGCGTATCAAAGCGGACATCGAACGACTGGGACTTTTTGAGCCGACGCTGATTTACGGCTATTATCCTGCACGATCAAGCGAAAACAACCTTTATCTTTTTGACGAGAATGAAGGCTATTTTAGTGAGTCACAGGTCAATCGTGAAAACATCGACGCCATCAAAGATCGCGCCATCAAGACGTTTGATTTTCCACGTCAAAACAGAAATCCGTACCGAAGTCTAAGCGATTTTATTCACCCTGATCGTCACGATGTTTTGGCTTTGACGTGTGTGAGTGCGGGTTCAAAATTTTCAGCGTATGAGAAAGAACTTTACGACGCGGGCAATTTTACCGAGTATTTTTTTGTGCATGGGCTGGGCGTTGAACTGGCTGAAGCATTAGCTGAGATCGTGCATAAACAGATACGCCTCGATCTTGGCATTGCAGAGCTTGAAGGGCATAGTCTGCGTGATGTGCAGATGAAGCGCTACCTTGGGTGTCGCTACTCGTTTGGCTACCCAGCATGCCCTGCCTTGGAAGACACGCAAATCATTTTTGATCTGCTTAAACCTGAGGAATTTGGCATAAATCTTAGTGAAACATTTCAGATTCACCCCGAGCAAAGTACCACTGCCATCGTGATGCATCACAGGGAGGCTTTATATTTTAATGTCTGA
- a CDS encoding formylglycine-generating enzyme family protein → MKKILFSGCVLVSMLFGDSFTNSIGMTFIEIPEGEFSTGNQAATCPKDNPYTEVNEQQVCLDAIKKDQKAKNVVHLKSFYMQTTEVTQKQWYEIMGTNPSKFKTGNPSMPVEQISFNEARKFIKLLNEKENTTKYDLPTEAQWEYVSCAGKSIEYSCEEDSDRCVNILNLKNINPTSPVASGIPNDWGIYDMRGNVWEWTKDCYIPTTSMKKSDASLSDEPKCTTCCWVNLSDECNAIFRFNYSSNYRYFPVGFRVVVTKN, encoded by the coding sequence ATGAAAAAGATACTTTTTTCAGGGTGCGTTTTAGTCAGTATGCTTTTTGGGGATAGTTTTACCAATTCGATTGGTATGACATTTATCGAGATTCCTGAGGGTGAGTTTTCCACAGGAAATCAAGCTGCAACATGTCCTAAAGACAATCCGTATACTGAGGTCAATGAACAACAGGTTTGTTTAGATGCGATTAAAAAGGATCAAAAAGCTAAAAATGTTGTTCATCTTAAAAGCTTTTATATGCAAACCACGGAAGTTACTCAAAAGCAGTGGTATGAAATTATGGGAACAAACCCTTCAAAATTTAAAACGGGAAATCCTTCTATGCCCGTCGAGCAAATTAGTTTTAATGAGGCAAGAAAATTTATCAAACTTTTGAATGAGAAAGAGAACACAACGAAGTATGACCTTCCAACAGAAGCGCAATGGGAGTATGTTTCTTGTGCAGGTAAATCCATTGAATACAGTTGCGAAGAGGACTCTGATCGTTGTGTGAATATCTTAAATTTAAAAAATATTAATCCTACGTCGCCCGTTGCCAGTGGCATACCTAATGATTGGGGAATTTACGATATGCGAGGCAATGTGTGGGAGTGGACAAAGGATTGTTACATTCCAACGACTTCAATGAAAAAGAGTGATGCTTCTTTAAGTGATGAGCCAAAATGTACAACCTGTTGTTGGGTTAATCTCTCGGATGAATGTAATGCGATTTTTCGTTTTAACTACTCTTCAAACTATCGTTACTTCCCTGTTGGCTTTCGTGTTGTTGTAACCAAAAATTAA